The DNA sequence GCCGGATTCGTCGTCGGTCGGTCCGTCGCGGCCCGTCTCGGAACCGTGGGTGTGTTCGTCCGGGGTGGCCGGGAGGAACAGGTAGAGTACCGAGGCCACCGCCGTGACGCCGGCGAGCGCCAGAAACGCCTCGTCGAACAAGCCTCGCTCGGCGAGGACGCCGACGAACAGCGACCCAGACGCGCCGACCGCGAGGTAGAACGTGCGGAACAGGCCGTAGCCCGCCCCCTGAATCTCCTCGGGGAGCAACGCCGCGACGAAGCCGTTGCCGACCGGCCCGATGCCGAGTCGGGTCCCGAGCAGCGCGAGCAACACCGCCAGCGCCGCCGTCCCCCCGACGAAGGGGAGCGCGACGAGCGTGAACACGCCGAACCCGGCGACCGACGCCAGCACGGTTCGCTCGCCGTACCGGTCGGCGGCGTTTCCGGCGACCCACTGCGAGGCGGCCCCGCTCGCGTAGAACAGTCCGTACAGCGCGGACGCGGTCCCCTGGGTCAGTCCCTTGACGTCGATGAGGTACGTCGGCAGGAACGCCGTGATGCCCTGGTAGGCGAACAGCACCAGCGTCATCGCCACCCACGCCAGCGCGACGTCGCGGTCGGTCACGCCGCGGAGCAGTCGCACGGCGGTCCGGCGGGTGAACCGCTCGGCCGCGCGGGCCTGCTCGCTCGGCCGCGGCGGGACGTAGACCCACAGGCCGACGGCGACCAGGGCGAGCGGAGCCACGACGAACCCGAAGCCGAGCCGCCAGTGGACCCACACCGCCAGCGCCCCCGCGACCAGCGGGAGGGCCGCCGCCCCGAGATTCCCGACCGCGAACGT is a window from the Halorussus sp. MSC15.2 genome containing:
- a CDS encoding nitrate/nitrite transporter, producing MRSGVDTLRGDGRGRILTVVAVGWLLVLGTRVVLPALLPQVKTAFSIDNATAGLLVSVMWAAYAVTQFPAGMMVDRIGERTTLAASAVVTAAGAAALTFAPSFAVFVLGSVLFGLGSGLYAPPRVTVLSRIYPDRDGTALGITFAVGNLGAAALPLVAGALAVWVHWRLGFGFVVAPLALVAVGLWVYVPPRPSEQARAAERFTRRTAVRLLRGVTDRDVALAWVAMTLVLFAYQGITAFLPTYLIDVKGLTQGTASALYGLFYASGAASQWVAGNAADRYGERTVLASVAGFGVFTLVALPFVGGTAALAVLLALLGTRLGIGPVGNGFVAALLPEEIQGAGYGLFRTFYLAVGASGSLFVGVLAERGLFDEAFLALAGVTAVASVLYLFLPATPDEHTHGSETGRDGPTDDESGAGTGGGTGSLSSAAEPGSDADGENDRTTD